One genomic segment of Clostridium estertheticum subsp. estertheticum includes these proteins:
- the rplR gene encoding 50S ribosomal protein L18, translated as MFKKDDRQKSRVKRHLRVRKKISGTAERPRLAVYRSEKNIYAQVIDDVAKITLVSASSIDKAFEPKVGSNKDAAKLVGKMIAERALEKGINEVVFDRGGYVYHGRVQILAEGAREAGLKF; from the coding sequence GTGTTCAAGAAAGACGATAGACAAAAGTCAAGAGTTAAGCGTCATCTTAGAGTTCGTAAAAAGATCTCTGGTACAGCAGAAAGACCAAGATTAGCTGTATATAGAAGTGAAAAGAACATATATGCTCAAGTAATAGATGATGTTGCAAAAATCACATTAGTTTCTGCTTCAAGCATAGATAAAGCTTTTGAACCAAAAGTAGGAAGTAATAAAGATGCGGCAAAATTAGTAGGTAAAATGATTGCTGAAAGAGCACTTGAAAAAGGAATAAATGAAGTAGTATTTGACAGAGGCGGATATGTATATCACGGTAGAGTACAAATCCTCGCTGAAGGAGCAAGAGA
- the rplF gene encoding 50S ribosomal protein L6 → MSRIGRLPVVIPNGVTVTVSPVNVVNVKGPKGELTQNMSTKMNIAMEDNTVVVTRPSDVKEHRALHGLTRSLINNMVIGVVEGYEKTLELVGVGYRAQLKDGKITLSLGYSHPVIIDAVPGIQFILPDANKIIVKGIDKQLVGAVAAEIRTWRKPEPYKGKGIRYSGEIVRRKEGKTGK, encoded by the coding sequence ATGTCAAGAATCGGAAGACTTCCAGTAGTTATACCTAATGGAGTAACTGTTACAGTTTCACCAGTGAATGTTGTTAATGTAAAAGGACCAAAAGGTGAACTAACTCAAAACATGAGTACTAAAATGAATATAGCTATGGAAGACAATACTGTGGTAGTTACAAGACCGAGTGATGTAAAAGAGCATAGAGCTCTTCATGGATTGACAAGATCATTAATAAACAATATGGTTATTGGTGTTGTAGAAGGATATGAGAAAACACTTGAATTAGTTGGCGTTGGTTATAGAGCTCAACTTAAAGATGGTAAAATAACATTAAGCCTTGGATATTCACATCCAGTTATAATTGATGCAGTTCCAGGAATCCAATTTATATTACCAGATGCTAATAAAATAATAGTAAAAGGTATTGATAAACAATTAGTTGGAGCTGTTGCAGCAGAAATAAGAACTTGGAGAAAACCAGAACCTTACAAAGGCAAAGGAATCAGATATTCTGGAGAAATTGTTAGACGTAAGGAAGGTAAAACAGGTAAATAA
- the rpsH gene encoding 30S ribosomal protein S8, which translates to MVMTDPIADLLTRIRNANVVRHEIVEVPSSTIKKEIANILLQEGYLKNIEEYNDGVVPMMRLAMKYGQNKERVITGLKRISKPGLRVYSKNEDIPKVLNGLGVAIISTSKGLVADREARKLGLGGEVICYIW; encoded by the coding sequence ATGGTTATGACTGACCCAATCGCAGATTTGCTAACACGTATAAGAAATGCAAATGTTGTAAGACATGAAATAGTAGAAGTACCTTCATCAACTATAAAGAAGGAAATAGCAAATATATTACTTCAAGAAGGGTACCTTAAAAATATCGAAGAGTACAATGATGGTGTCGTTCCTATGATGAGACTTGCAATGAAATATGGTCAAAACAAGGAAAGAGTTATCACTGGACTTAAGAGAATATCTAAACCTGGTTTAAGAGTATATTCTAAAAATGAAGATATTCCAAAAGTATTGAATGGATTAGGAGTTGCTATAATATCAACTTCTAAAGGATTAGTAGCAGATAGAGAAGCTAGAAAATTAGGCCTAGGCGGAGAAGTTATTTGTTATATTTGGTAG
- a CDS encoding type Z 30S ribosomal protein S14: MARKALIEKWKKEPKYSTRAYTRCRLCGRPHSVLQKFGICRICFRELAHKGEIPGCRKASW, translated from the coding sequence ATGGCACGTAAGGCTTTAATAGAGAAATGGAAAAAAGAACCTAAATATTCAACTAGAGCTTATACAAGATGCAGACTTTGCGGAAGACCACATTCAGTATTACAAAAATTTGGTATATGCCGTATCTGTTTTAGAGAACTTGCACACAAGGGAGAAATTCCTGGTTGCAGAAAAGCAAGTTGGTAA
- the rplE gene encoding 50S ribosomal protein L5, producing MSSRLQEKYEKEVVQALMEKFGYKNIMEVPKLEKIVLNMGVGEAKDNSKVLDAALSDMQIIAGQKPIITRAKKSIANFKLRENTPIGCKVTLRKAQMFEFADKLMNVALPRVRDFRGASSKAFDGRGNYAIGIKEQLIFPEIEYDKIDKIRGMDIIFVTTAKTDEEARELLRFLGMPFAQ from the coding sequence ATGAGTTCAAGACTACAAGAAAAATATGAAAAAGAAGTAGTTCAAGCTTTAATGGAGAAATTCGGTTATAAAAATATAATGGAAGTTCCTAAGCTTGAGAAAATAGTATTGAATATGGGAGTTGGAGAAGCTAAAGATAATTCTAAGGTTTTAGATGCAGCGCTTAGTGATATGCAGATTATTGCAGGTCAAAAGCCAATCATAACAAGAGCAAAGAAATCTATAGCTAACTTTAAATTAAGAGAAAATACACCAATAGGGTGTAAAGTTACTTTAAGAAAAGCTCAAATGTTCGAATTTGCCGATAAATTAATGAACGTTGCATTACCTAGAGTTAGAGATTTTAGAGGAGCTTCTTCTAAAGCATTTGATGGTAGAGGGAATTATGCTATAGGAATTAAAGAACAACTTATTTTTCCTGAAATAGAATATGATAAAATTGATAAAATTAGAGGAATGGATATAATATTCGTTACTACAGCAAAGACAGACGAGGAAGCAAGAGAATTATTAAGATTCCTTGGAATGCCATTTGCTCAATAA
- the rplX gene encoding 50S ribosomal protein L24 yields MAVKKVHVKKNDSVMVISGKDKGKISEVLAVYPKTGKVLVKDVSVITKHQKPSKQNMQGGITHREAAINSSKVMLYCTKCKNVTRINSKILEDGTKVRVCKKCAETF; encoded by the coding sequence ATGGCAGTTAAAAAAGTACACGTGAAAAAAAATGATTCAGTAATGGTTATTTCAGGTAAAGACAAAGGTAAAATAAGCGAAGTCTTAGCTGTATATCCTAAAACTGGTAAAGTTTTAGTGAAAGATGTTAGTGTAATTACAAAACATCAGAAACCAAGCAAACAAAATATGCAAGGTGGAATAACTCACAGAGAAGCAGCTATTAATAGTTCTAAGGTTATGTTATATTGCACAAAATGCAAAAATGTAACGAGAATAAATAGTAAGATTCTAGAAGATGGAACTAAGGTAAGAGTTTGCAAAAAATGTGCAGAAACATTTTAA
- the rplN gene encoding 50S ribosomal protein L14 — MIQQQSKLKVADNSGAKEIMCIRVLGGSKRKWGNISDTIVASVKSATPGGVVKKGEVVKAVIVRSVKGLRRADGTYVRFDDNAAVIIKDDKTPKGTRIFGPVARELRDKDFTKILSLAPEVL, encoded by the coding sequence ATGATACAACAGCAAAGTAAATTAAAAGTCGCAGATAATTCTGGTGCAAAAGAGATTATGTGTATTAGAGTATTAGGTGGTTCCAAGAGAAAATGGGGAAACATCAGTGACACAATAGTTGCTAGCGTAAAAAGTGCAACACCAGGTGGAGTTGTTAAAAAAGGTGAAGTTGTTAAAGCAGTTATAGTCAGATCAGTAAAAGGGTTAAGAAGAGCAGACGGAACATACGTTAGATTTGATGATAATGCTGCTGTTATTATAAAAGACGACAAAACCCCAAAAGGAACTCGTATATTCGGACCTGTTGCAAGGGAGTTAAGGGATAAAGACTTCACTAAGATCTTATCACTAGCGCCTGAAGTTCTATAA
- the rpsQ gene encoding 30S ribosomal protein S17, whose amino-acid sequence MERNNRKTRTGRVVSDKMDKTIVVAIETKVRHPLYGKIINTTTKFKAHDENNEAKINDKVTIMETRPLSKDKRWRITGIVEKAK is encoded by the coding sequence GTGGAAAGAAATAATAGAAAAACAAGAACAGGTAGAGTAGTTTCTGATAAAATGGATAAGACAATAGTTGTTGCAATTGAAACAAAAGTTCGTCATCCATTATACGGAAAAATAATTAATACAACAACAAAATTTAAAGCTCATGATGAAAATAATGAAGCTAAAATTAATGATAAGGTTACAATTATGGAAACTAGACCATTATCTAAAGATAAAAGATGGAGAATTACTGGTATAGTTGAAAAAGCTAAATAA
- the rpmC gene encoding 50S ribosomal protein L29: protein MKANELKELRQSNPQDLLVKMSDLKAELFNLRFQLATGQLENPMRIKQVKKSIAQIKTILRQEEIKALEQ from the coding sequence TTGAAGGCTAATGAATTAAAAGAATTAAGACAAAGTAATCCTCAAGATTTGCTAGTAAAAATGTCTGATCTGAAGGCAGAATTATTTAACCTTAGATTTCAGCTAGCTACTGGGCAACTAGAAAATCCTATGAGAATTAAGCAAGTAAAAAAATCTATAGCCCAAATTAAGACCATCCTTAGGCAAGAAGAAATAAAGGCTTTAGAACAGTAA
- the rplP gene encoding 50S ribosomal protein L16: MLMPKRSKHRKVQRGRMRGKATRGNFIAYGDYALQAMECGWVKSNQIEAARVAINREVKRGGKVWIKIFPDKPVTEKPAETRMGSGKGSVEYWVAVVKPGRVLFEIAGVTEEAAREAMRLASHKLPIKTKFVSRKDFEEMGGEVIEG, from the coding sequence ATGTTAATGCCTAAGAGATCTAAACATCGTAAGGTTCAACGTGGTAGAATGAGAGGAAAAGCTACAAGAGGAAACTTTATTGCATATGGTGATTATGCATTACAAGCTATGGAATGTGGCTGGGTTAAAAGTAATCAAATTGAAGCTGCCAGAGTTGCTATCAATAGAGAAGTTAAAAGAGGCGGTAAGGTTTGGATAAAAATCTTCCCTGATAAGCCAGTAACTGAAAAACCAGCTGAAACTCGTATGGGTTCAGGTAAAGGATCAGTAGAATATTGGGTAGCAGTTGTTAAGCCAGGTAGAGTCTTATTCGAAATCGCAGGAGTAACAGAAGAAGCAGCTAGAGAGGCAATGAGACTTGCTTCACACAAACTTCCAATAAAAACTAAGTTTGTATCTAGAAAAGATTTCGAGGAAATGGGTGGTGAAGTCATTGAAGGCTAA
- the rpsC gene encoding 30S ribosomal protein S3 → MGQKIHPHGFRVGVIKDWSSKWYADKKNFSDNLVEDFKIRKFLKSKLYTAGISKIEIERAAKRVKINIHTAKPGMVIGRGGSGIEVIKLDMKKLVADKNVLINIVEVKQAENNAQLMSENVASQLEKRISFRRAMKQTIQRAMRSNVKGVKIACAGRLGGAEIARTEHYHEGTIPCQTLRADIDYGFAEANTVYGKIGVKVWVYRGEVLPTKKTVKEEVKA, encoded by the coding sequence GTGGGACAGAAAATACATCCACATGGCTTTAGAGTCGGTGTAATAAAGGATTGGAGTTCTAAATGGTATGCAGATAAAAAGAACTTTTCAGATAATCTTGTTGAAGATTTTAAGATTAGAAAATTCTTGAAAAGTAAACTTTATACAGCTGGAATTTCTAAGATTGAAATTGAAAGAGCAGCTAAAAGAGTTAAAATCAACATACACACTGCTAAACCAGGAATGGTAATTGGTAGAGGTGGATCTGGTATTGAAGTTATAAAACTTGATATGAAAAAATTAGTAGCAGATAAAAATGTTTTAATTAATATTGTAGAAGTTAAACAAGCAGAAAACAATGCTCAATTAATGTCAGAAAATGTTGCTTCTCAATTAGAGAAAAGAATTTCTTTTAGAAGAGCAATGAAACAGACAATTCAACGAGCTATGAGATCTAATGTTAAGGGAGTCAAAATTGCTTGTGCAGGAAGACTTGGCGGAGCTGAAATAGCTAGAACTGAACATTATCATGAAGGTACAATACCATGCCAAACATTAAGAGCTGATATAGACTATGGATTTGCAGAAGCAAACACAGTATATGGTAAAATTGGCGTTAAAGTTTGGGTATATAGAGGTGAAGTTCTTCCTACAAAGAAAACCGTTAAGGAAGAAGTAAAAGCGTAA
- the rplV gene encoding 50S ribosomal protein L22 has protein sequence MEAKAIAKYVRTSSMKMGIVLGLIRGKNVNEAFAILQYTPKNAAEVVNKVLKSAVANAENNLNLDINRLYVAEAYACQGPTLKRFRPRAQGRAYRIRKRSSHVTIIVTERS, from the coding sequence ATGGAGGCTAAAGCTATAGCTAAATACGTAAGAACTTCCTCGATGAAAATGGGGATAGTTCTTGGGTTAATAAGAGGTAAAAATGTAAATGAAGCTTTTGCTATATTACAATACACTCCAAAAAATGCAGCTGAAGTAGTTAATAAAGTACTTAAATCAGCTGTAGCAAATGCAGAAAACAATTTGAATTTAGATATTAATAGACTATATGTTGCTGAAGCTTATGCATGCCAAGGTCCAACACTTAAGAGGTTTAGACCACGTGCACAAGGAAGAGCGTATAGAATAAGAAAAAGATCTAGTCATGTCACTATTATAGTTACAGAGAGATCATAA
- the rpsS gene encoding 30S ribosomal protein S19, with amino-acid sequence MSRSVKKGPYVQEVLLKRINEMNKNGEKKVIKTWSRSSTIFPQMIGHTIAVHDGRKHVPVYVLEDMVGHKLGEFALTRTFKGHIDRERTSKVR; translated from the coding sequence GTGAGTAGATCAGTAAAAAAAGGACCTTATGTACAAGAAGTTCTGTTAAAAAGAATAAATGAAATGAACAAAAATGGCGAGAAAAAAGTAATAAAGACTTGGTCAAGAAGTTCTACTATTTTCCCACAAATGATAGGGCATACTATCGCAGTTCATGATGGAAGAAAACATGTGCCAGTTTATGTTTTAGAAGATATGGTAGGACATAAATTAGGAGAATTCGCATTAACTAGAACATTTAAAGGACACATTGACAGAGAAAGAACTAGCAAAGTAAGATAG
- the rplB gene encoding 50S ribosomal protein L2: MAIKKFRPTTPSRRNMTMSDFEEITTDKPLKSLLVSTKRHGGRNNQGKITVRHRGGGAKQSYRIIDFKRNKDAIPAKVSTIEYDPNRSAYIALVVYADGEKRYIIAPVGLKVGDVIVSGADADIKIGNTLPIVNIPLGSTIHNIELQVGKGAQLVRSAGSSAQLMAKEGEYAQVRLPSGEVRYIRLNCRATIGTVSNLTHDIVNIGKAGRKRHLGFRPTVRGSVMNPNDHPHGGGEGKSPVGHASPMTPWGKPALGYKTRKTKKYSDKFIVKGKNRK, encoded by the coding sequence ATGGCAATTAAAAAATTTAGACCCACCACACCTTCAAGAAGAAATATGACTATGTCTGATTTTGAAGAAATAACAACAGATAAGCCACTAAAATCACTTCTTGTAAGTACAAAAAGACATGGTGGTAGAAATAACCAAGGTAAGATAACTGTTCGTCACCGAGGTGGTGGAGCAAAACAGAGTTATAGAATAATTGATTTTAAGAGAAATAAAGATGCTATCCCAGCAAAAGTTTCTACAATTGAGTATGATCCAAACAGATCTGCTTACATAGCTCTTGTTGTTTATGCTGATGGTGAAAAAAGATACATAATTGCTCCAGTTGGTTTGAAAGTTGGAGATGTAATTGTATCCGGTGCAGATGCTGATATAAAAATCGGAAATACACTTCCAATAGTTAATATACCATTGGGTTCTACAATTCATAATATAGAATTACAAGTAGGAAAAGGTGCTCAACTTGTAAGATCAGCAGGTTCTTCAGCTCAGCTTATGGCTAAAGAAGGAGAATATGCTCAAGTAAGACTTCCAAGCGGTGAAGTAAGATATATTAGATTAAACTGCAGAGCTACTATAGGAACAGTTTCTAATTTAACTCATGACATTGTTAATATAGGTAAAGCAGGAAGAAAGAGACACTTAGGATTTAGACCTACAGTCAGAGGATCAGTAATGAATCCGAATGATCATCCACATGGTGGTGGAGAAGGTAAGTCACCAGTTGGTCACGCTAGTCCGATGACTCCTTGGGGTAAACCAGCATTAGGATATAAAACTAGAAAAACCAAAAAATACTCTGACAAATTTATTGTCAAAGGTAAAAATAGAAAATAG
- the rplW gene encoding 50S ribosomal protein L23 yields MKLTSHDIIRKPVITEKSMAVMADKKYTFIVDIHANKTQVKKAVEEVFGVVVENVRTLKNIGKTKRVGVHIGKRADFKKAIVTLTTESKTIEFFDGM; encoded by the coding sequence ATGAAGCTAACTAGCCATGATATTATAAGAAAACCAGTAATTACTGAAAAAAGTATGGCGGTAATGGCTGATAAAAAATACACCTTTATAGTTGATATCCATGCAAATAAAACTCAGGTTAAAAAAGCAGTAGAAGAAGTATTTGGAGTTGTCGTTGAAAATGTAAGAACTTTAAAAAATATAGGTAAAACTAAAAGAGTTGGAGTTCACATTGGAAAAAGGGCAGACTTTAAAAAAGCTATTGTTACTTTAACAACAGAAAGTAAAACAATTGAGTTTTTTGATGGAATGTAA
- the rplD gene encoding 50S ribosomal protein L4 — translation MLTLDLFNKQAQKVGDIQLNESIFGVEINADAMHQVVVAQLANKRQGTQSAKTRAEVRGGGIKPWRQKGTGRARQGSIRAPQWIHGGIVFAPKPRDYRMSVPKSMRRVAFKSALSAKVAENEMIVIDSLEFDSPKTKAMLEVLKAFDAKKTLIVVETSDENVYKSGRNIPGVQVTPVNNLNVYDILKYEKFIVTKDAVSKIEEVYI, via the coding sequence ATGCTTACATTAGATTTATTTAATAAACAAGCACAAAAAGTTGGAGACATTCAGTTAAATGAAAGTATATTTGGAGTTGAAATCAATGCAGATGCTATGCATCAAGTTGTTGTAGCACAACTTGCAAATAAAAGACAAGGAACTCAATCAGCTAAAACTAGAGCTGAAGTTCGAGGCGGTGGAATTAAGCCTTGGAGACAAAAGGGAACTGGTAGAGCAAGACAAGGGTCTATTAGAGCGCCACAATGGATACATGGTGGTATAGTATTTGCTCCAAAGCCAAGAGATTACCGTATGTCTGTACCAAAGTCAATGAGAAGAGTTGCTTTCAAATCAGCTTTATCAGCTAAAGTAGCTGAAAATGAAATGATAGTAATTGATAGTTTGGAATTTGACTCACCAAAAACTAAGGCAATGTTAGAGGTTTTAAAAGCTTTTGATGCTAAGAAAACTTTAATAGTTGTTGAAACTTCAGATGAGAATGTTTATAAATCAGGAAGAAATATACCTGGAGTACAAGTTACACCAGTAAATAACTTGAATGTTTATGACATACTTAAATATGAAAAATTCATAGTTACAAAGGATGCTGTATCTAAGATTGAGGAGGTGTATATATAA
- the rplC gene encoding 50S ribosomal protein L3 produces the protein MKKGIMGKKLGMTQIFDENRKVVPVTVVEAGPCVVVQIKTVENDGYSAIKVGFGDIREKLVNKPMQGQFAKAGTSLRRFVKEFRMEDTSAYEVGQEFKADIFAAGDKIDVSGISKGKGFQGCIKRWNQHTGPMSHGSKFKRAVGSMGASSDPSKTFKNKRMPGHMGNVSRTVLNLVIVKVMPEKNIILIKGGIPGPNKGTVVIRNAVKA, from the coding sequence ATGAAAAAAGGAATAATGGGTAAAAAACTTGGTATGACTCAAATATTTGATGAGAATAGAAAAGTTGTTCCAGTAACTGTTGTTGAAGCAGGTCCATGTGTTGTTGTTCAAATTAAAACTGTTGAAAATGATGGTTATAGTGCAATTAAAGTTGGTTTTGGTGACATAAGAGAGAAGTTAGTTAACAAACCAATGCAGGGACAATTCGCTAAAGCAGGTACTTCTTTAAGAAGATTCGTAAAAGAATTTAGGATGGAAGATACAAGCGCTTATGAAGTAGGTCAAGAATTTAAGGCTGATATATTCGCAGCTGGAGATAAAATTGACGTATCAGGAATATCTAAAGGTAAGGGATTCCAAGGTTGTATTAAAAGATGGAATCAGCACACAGGACCAATGAGTCATGGTTCTAAATTTAAGAGAGCAGTTGGATCAATGGGAGCATCTTCTGATCCATCAAAAACGTTTAAAAATAAACGTATGCCAGGTCATATGGGTAATGTTAGTAGAACAGTATTAAACCTTGTAATAGTTAAAGTAATGCCTGAAAAGAACATTATATTAATTAAAGGTGGTATTCCAGGACCAAACAAAGGTACAGTTGTAATAAGAAATGCTGTTAAAGCGTAA
- the rpsJ gene encoding 30S ribosomal protein S10 — protein MIKQKIRIRLKAFDHNILDQSAEKIVQTAKSTGAKVAGPVPLPTEKDVITVLRAPHKYKDSREQFEIRTHKRLIDIISPSPKTVDALMRLDLPAGVDIEIKL, from the coding sequence ATGATAAAGCAAAAAATTAGAATTAGATTAAAGGCTTTTGATCATAATATATTAGATCAATCAGCTGAGAAAATTGTTCAAACTGCTAAAAGTACAGGAGCTAAAGTAGCTGGTCCAGTACCACTACCTACAGAAAAAGATGTAATTACAGTATTAAGAGCTCCGCATAAATATAAAGATTCGAGAGAACAATTCGAAATAAGAACTCATAAGAGGCTAATAGATATCATTAGTCCATCACCTAAAACTGTTGATGCTCTAATGAGACTCGACTTACCAGCTGGTGTTGATATCGAAATAAAACTATAA
- the tuf gene encoding elongation factor Tu, translating to MAKAKFERTKPHVNIGTIGHVDHGKTTLTAAITAVLATKGLAEVSRFDQIDKAPEERERGITINTSHVEYETENRHYAHVDCPGHADYVKNMITGAAQMDGAILVVSAADGPMPQTREHILLASRVGVGYIVVFLNKADMVDDPELLELVEMEVRELLSEYDFPGDDIPIVTGSALKALENPTDPEATKCIYELMEAVDTYIPTPERATDKAFLMPVEDVFTITGRGTVATGRVETGILKVGEEVEIVGLSEDKRKVVCTGVEMFRKLLDQAMAGDNIGALLRGVQRADIQRGQVLAKPGSIHPHAKFVGQVYVLKKEEGGRHTPFFDGYRPQFYFRTTDVTGSIKLPDGMEMVMPGDHIDMNVELITQVAMDEGLRFAIREGGRTVGSGVVTSIVK from the coding sequence ATGGCAAAGGCAAAGTTTGAAAGAACCAAACCACATGTAAACATAGGAACAATAGGGCACGTAGATCACGGCAAGACAACATTAACAGCTGCAATAACTGCTGTACTTGCAACTAAAGGATTAGCAGAAGTATCAAGATTTGACCAAATTGACAAAGCACCAGAGGAAAGAGAAAGAGGAATAACAATTAATACATCACATGTTGAATATGAAACAGAAAATAGACATTATGCACATGTTGATTGCCCAGGACATGCGGATTATGTAAAGAACATGATTACAGGAGCAGCACAAATGGATGGAGCAATCCTAGTTGTTAGTGCAGCAGATGGTCCAATGCCTCAAACGAGAGAGCATATATTGCTTGCAAGCAGAGTTGGAGTAGGTTATATAGTAGTATTCTTAAACAAAGCAGATATGGTAGATGATCCAGAATTATTAGAACTTGTTGAAATGGAAGTAAGAGAACTATTAAGTGAGTATGACTTCCCAGGTGATGATATTCCGATTGTAACAGGATCAGCATTAAAAGCATTAGAAAATCCAACAGATCCAGAAGCAACAAAATGCATATATGAATTAATGGAAGCTGTAGATACTTACATCCCAACACCTGAAAGAGCAACAGATAAAGCATTCTTAATGCCAGTAGAAGATGTATTCACAATCACAGGTAGAGGAACAGTTGCTACAGGAAGAGTTGAAACTGGGATACTTAAGGTTGGAGAAGAAGTAGAAATAGTTGGACTTAGCGAAGATAAGAGAAAAGTTGTATGTACAGGAGTTGAAATGTTCAGAAAACTTCTTGATCAAGCAATGGCTGGAGACAACATTGGAGCATTATTAAGAGGAGTTCAAAGAGCTGATATTCAAAGAGGTCAAGTACTTGCAAAACCAGGTTCAATACATCCACATGCAAAATTTGTAGGTCAAGTATATGTACTTAAAAAAGAAGAAGGCGGAAGACATACACCATTCTTTGACGGATACAGACCACAATTTTATTTTAGAACAACAGATGTAACAGGATCAATAAAATTACCAGACGGAATGGAAATGGTAATGCCAGGAGATCACATAGACATGAATGTAGAATTAATCACTCAAGTAGCAATGGATGAGGGATTAAGATTTGCAATCAGAGAAGGTGGAAGAACAGTAGGTTCTGGAGTTGTTACTTCAATAGTTAAATAA